The genomic stretch CGGCGGTGCCCACCTGGTGCAGGCGATGGAACAGCTGCGCTACGAGCTGCCCGAGGATCTGGATCTCCAGCGCGAGGTCTACAAGCACCTCAAGGCGGCGCTGGGCAGCCTGCACCCCGAGACCGGCAGCAACCACGGACGGGCGGCATGAGTCCACAGCGCACCCCCCGCCAGACCCTGCTCGCCATGGGGATCGTGCTCGTCCTGATCCTGGTCGGCGGAGCGCTCGCCTCCCTGATCTGACGGCACCCTCAGGCTGCTGAGGATCGCGACCCTGGTGGTGCCCGTCTGAGCTGACCGTCCTGCCTACACGCCCGCGCCTCCGTCCACGACTCCGTGGATGGGGGCGCGGGCGGCGTCGTCTCGGGATCGTGCGCCTGAGCCGTGACCCTCGGGCGGTGTCGACGATCCATGCCCCGCCTTCCGGAAGGGCCCCGTCTGGAGCACCGGATGTCCAACCCCCTACCAACCCGGCCTGCCTACAGTAGAGATCGATCTTACAAATCACAGTCCTCATCCGGCAGCACCCGACCCGCACCGTTGCGGGATTCAGAACGGAGACCACCCATGACTGATGCCCGACCCACCCGTCGTACCTTCCTGAAACTGACTGCCGCGGCCGGTGCCGCCGCTGGAGCCGTGGTCGTGAGCGGTTCCGGCGCCGCGCAGACCGCCACCGACCCGGCCAGGGCGGGCGACCTGCTGCTCTACCAGGACGGCCCCAGCAAGGGCAAGCCCGTCAAGACGGCCGATCTGAAAGTCGGGGTGGCCGTGTGGGCGCTGGCTGTCGATCCCAAGACCAAGAAGCCGCGAGACGCGACCAAGGGCGGCGTGGTGCTCGTGAAACTGGCCAGCGGCAAGGTGCAGGCCAGCAGCCAGCCCAACGCCGCCGGCGACGTGGTGGCGTACTCCAGCATCTGCACCCACCAGGGCTGCCCCACGAAAGAGATCGGCACGCTGGGCATGGGCAAGGGTCACATCATCTGCACGTGCCACGGCAGCATCTTCGACGCCGGCGACAACGCGACGGTGCTCGGCGGGCCAGCGCCCAAGCGCCTGCCCGCCCTGCCGATCAAGGTCGACGCGACCGGTCAGGTCGTCGCGAAAGCCGGGTTCACCGGCAAGGTCGGCCCCAAGTAGCTCCACCCGCGTGACCCACGGCCCGGACGGTCCGGGTCGTTCGACCACTTCGACCGGCGCATGCCGGAGCGTAGGAGAGGAACATGAAGGGATCGCAGAAGGTCGGAATGATGGCTCGGCTGGGTGCACTGCTGGCGACCGGTGTGGTGCTGGGCGGCGCGGCGTCGGCGCAGATGAGCGCCTACACGGCG from Deinococcus sp. AB2017081 encodes the following:
- a CDS encoding ubiquinol-cytochrome c reductase iron-sulfur subunit, translating into MTDARPTRRTFLKLTAAAGAAAGAVVVSGSGAAQTATDPARAGDLLLYQDGPSKGKPVKTADLKVGVAVWALAVDPKTKKPRDATKGGVVLVKLASGKVQASSQPNAAGDVVAYSSICTHQGCPTKEIGTLGMGKGHIICTCHGSIFDAGDNATVLGGPAPKRLPALPIKVDATGQVVAKAGFTGKVGPK